From the Glutamicibacter halophytocola genome, the window GGAGCACCCCTCGTGCCTCGTCTGGGCGCGGGAGCAACGCCGGCGCATCGGCTGCGGGCGGCTATCCGGGCGATTTCCGCGGGGCGATCAACTATGAGTACCAGCCGTCATTGGACGGCAACGCCGATCCGGGCGAAATCGTCTGGGGCTGGGTGCCATATGAAGAGGACCACTCCCAGGGCAAGGACCGTCCGGTGCTGATTGTCGGTCGAGACCGCGGCTGGCTTCTTGGCCTCATGCTTACGAGCAAGGACAAGAACAACTCAAGCCACCGGAATCCCGACTACATGGATATCGGGACCGGGAGCTGGGATCGGGAACGGCGTCCCAGCGAAGTAAAGCTGGATCGCATCATTCGCCTCAACGACCAGTCCATTCGCCGCGAAGGGGCCATCTTGGACCGGGAACGCTTCTCAAATGTGGTGAACGCCCTAAACGAACGAGCCTAAGTACTCGTTGTTGGGCCCCGTGTCTGATAAAGTTAATCCTTGTGTGTTGCGCAGGTTGGGCAACACGCCCCCTTCGGGTCGCCATAGGTGCCCCACACCGCTCAGTCGATGGCCTGAAGGATGAACCCTCTACCGACCGTATAAAACGATAAACGAGAGAGTTTATTAAAGTGGCTAACATCAAGTCCCAGAAGAAGCGTATCCTGACTAACGAAAAGGCACGTCTGCGTAACGTAGCTGTCCGTTCCGAGGTTAAGACCGTAATCCGCAACGTCAACGAGGCAGTAGCCGCCGGTGACAAGGATAAGGCAACCGAGGCATTGCGCCTGGCTGGCAAGAAGCTCGACAAGGCTGTAAGCAAGGGTGTTCTGCACAAGAACAACGCTGCAAACCGCAAGTCGGCAATTGCCAAGAAGGTTAGCGCCCTCTAAGCCAAGCTTAGACTTCATCATCTCCCCCGCATCCATTGGGTGCGGGGGTTTTGTGTTGCCAGCGGCAGTGGTACAGGAAATTTCCGTTGAATCGGCTCCGGCTAGTCGACGAGGTCATCCGATGCTCAATGCCGGATACTGCTGCGGACCGGAATCCCGTGTGGCTTTGAGCGCTGATCGATGTACCAGGCCGCTGCCCGCCGAACTGCCAATTTGAACGGAATAGCCGGAGCCAGCCATGCCACGCCCTGCGGTGCAGAACACGTTGGCAGGCTCCGGCCAGATCCCGGAACTTCTGCTTATAAAGCGTCAGCCGTTGTACGAGTTGGTGAAGCCAGTTGCGATGCGAGTGCCATTGGTGACTGCTGGCAGCGCGTCGGGAGTTGATTTGCTGACGTAGTAGAGCCACACATCGCCGGCCTTTGTGGTGGCGAGCAGCGGAGCGGTTCGTGTCCGATTTCCATTGGCATCAGTGCAGTTGCCAACGGAGAAGGAAACGAAGTTCTGCCACGTGGAGGAGCGAACAACTTTTGAGGACCAGTTCGTCGGCGTTGCCCGGGGAATGGTGTATTCCAGCAACCGGCCGTCCGAGGCGTTGGACAGGAAAATATCCGCTTGGTCGCCGTTGGACAGGGTCTTGGTCATCCAGTAGCTGAATCCCTTCAACGGCCACCAGCCGCGAGGGGAAACTTGGACCCTGCCGAACATGTTAGCTGTCGCTTGCGACTGCGTGTACCGGTAGAGCGCACCCTGATCGGTGATGGCGTAGGTGTAGGTGACACCGGTGGCAGAGTCGTACTTGTCGGTCACGACAACGTCGGTCATGGTGCGGATTCCAGCCCACGTGTTATTGACTACGGTTGATTCATAGCCGTCCACCACATAGAGGGTGCCGTCGGGATTGGTCGCATACAACAGGGAATCATAGCCATTTTTCTCGACAAGCGCTTTCGGGTTGAATCCCAAGTTCGTGTGGTGGACTGGATTCAGATTAACGAAGGCGTCCACGCCTGGACCACCTTCATTCGAGCCTGGCCAGTAGGCGTATTGCACTCCCCTGAGAAGGCCGGGGAACTCTGGATCCCCGCGCTTCATGTCTGCGTTGCAGGTCAGTCCCGCCGGGCCTTCGGGTGCAGGCTCGTAGGCCGAGGCGGGGGCGGACAGGGTTGCGGCCAGCGCAAGAGCTGACAAGGCTCCAGCGGCGATTTTTGCGAGTGATCGTCGATTAATCATGCTGTTAGTATAAACTGCGCTGCAGGAAACTGCGGACTCCAGCATCGACCTTTTATGCAACGACTAGAAGATTGCGAGGTGGATCCAAGTTTGCTGGCACACTACGCCAGCGCATCTCCAGGGCATTGTTCTATGTTTTTGGTGCTTTTTCGGAAATGAACAGGATGGCATGCTCCAAGGCGTAACCTGGCGATCGGCTTCCGCCCTTGACCATCCGGTCCGTGTTCGCGATTTCTTCAATGCACAGGGCCAGGTCGCTGCGTTTCCAGCCGCGAGCCTGTTGCTGCGCTTGCTGAACTTGCCACGGGGCCATCCCCAGTTCGGAGGCCAGCGTCGCAGCTGGCTCATTCACTCCGAGAACCTTGGCGAGCTGGCGCACTTTCATTGCCAGGGTCGCCACAATGGGAATCGGATCCGTTCCGGTACCCAGTGAATGCCTCAACGTTCGCAGGGCGGCCTGTGCATTGCCGGAAATTGCGGCATCAGCGACTTTAAAAGCCGTCGCCTCGACGCGGCCGCCGTAGTAGCGATCAACCATGTCCTGGTCAATCGTGCCTGTGGTGTCCTGAATGAGCTGCGAGCAGCTCGAGCCAAGCTCGGCCAAAGAGTTGCCTACCGCAGCGACGAGGGCTTTCACCGCGTCGTTCGTGATCCGGCGCTTCGCTGCCTTCATTTCGGCCTGGACGAAGTCGATCTTCTCCGCGTCTTTTTTCACCGGTTGGCAATTCACGATCAATGCGCCAGCCGCTTTAATCGCATCAATGAGCTTCTTGCCACGGGTACCACCCGAGTAATGCATGATCAAGACATTTTCGGGCGCCTGGTCCTTGAGATAACTGGTGGCATCTTTCAAGAAGTACTCGTTCATCTGGGCGAGCTCGTGAACTTCCACCAGATTGGCGCTGGAGAACAACGAGGAACTGGTAGCCAGCAAAAGCTCCCCCGGCTCATATTTGGATGCGTCGAGCCGTGTGACCTCGATATCCTCACGCTGGGAGGCTTGCGAACGGAGCAGCTCGAAAGCTCGGGACGCCAGGTAATCTTCTGAACCGGTGAGCAAAATCAGCGGTTGCGGCGTGAGTTCTCGCCATGAGATCCCTGGATTGGCTTGGGCGCGTGCCATCGAGCTCCTTAGTGCTTCGGTCGATATATCGATCCTACCGAACTGGCGAACCCATGGCAGTACTCAGAACCCCTTGCTCGGTAAATGTGAGAAGCACCGTACCTGACTGGTCAGTCCTGAAGACGCGGGCTCCAACCTCTTGAGCGGCCCGCAGGGTTTCCGGATGCGGATGGCCATAGGAATTGTCCTTGCCCGCAGAAACCAAGAGCACCTGGGGCGATATGGATTTGATGATCTGAGTTCCGCCATTTCGGGCTCCGTGATGCGAGGCCTTGAGAATCGCGGCAGGCGGCTGCGGGGATTTTCGCAACAGCGCGGCCATCGCCTCGGTCTCCATGTCTCCGGCGGAAAAATAGTCGATGTCCCCATTGTGCGTATGGAACCTAAAACGGATCACGAGCGACGTGTCATTGGGTTCCGCGCTCCTGGCCGCCACGGTCTCCGGACCGATCACGTGATAGTCCACGGTCCCGAAGGCCTGGCCATCTCCCTGCTCGACCACTTGGGCCCCGGGCCACCGGTCGATTTCGAAACCGGCAGAGACCAGCCGCTGGCCAATTTTGATTCCCGACTCCTCCACGGCTTCGATTCCTCCCAAATGGTCGGCGTGGGAATGGGTAACAAAGATGATGGGCAGCGCGGTGATATCCAGCCTGCGCAGGCACTGGACGACGTTTCCGTCCGGAGGACCCGCATCTATCAGCCATCCCTGGTTCTCCCCCACATTGATAACGACGGCGTCGCCTTGGCCGACATCGCACATGGCGATATTCCAGTTGCTGCCAACCGGCGCGCGATAAAACATCGTCGCCGGCACGATCAATGCCGCGGCAAAGACGAGGACAGCACCGAGAATGCCTAATGAAACCTGTCGCACGCGAACATGTTCTGTCTCGCGCCCCGCGATCAAGAGGATGCAAAGCACGGCAGCCAGCATGATGGCCAGGACGATTCCAAAGGCGCCAGCAGGCCATGGCCTGGCCGCACCCGGCAGGCCAGCGGAAAACTGCGCGATGCGGCCAATGAGCTCGGCTGGGAGCCCCGGGATCCACAGCAGGGCATGGGCCACGGACGGCAATGGGGTGCAAAGCAGCAAACACGCCATCCCGACCGCGGTAATCAACGGGAGCAATGGTGCAACCAGCAGATTTGCGGGCAATGAATAGAGGCTGAAATTGCTGTTCAACGCAATAACCACCGGCAGGCAGGTAAATTGTGCTGCGCAGCAAATAGCAGTCAGTTCAGCCAGCCACGAAGGCAGGAATTGCCCAAAAATTTCGGTGAGCGCCGGTGTCAGCATGATGATGCCAAGGGTGGCCAGGACCGACAGGGCAAAAGCCGGTTCGGCTCCCAATCCCGGATCAATCAGCAGCAAGATGGTCGCGCTCAAAGACAGGATCCCCAACGAGGCCTGGCCCCGGCCGGCGAGCAGCGAGAGGACTGCAATGCTGCCCATCAAGCTTGCTCTCAGGACGCTGGGATCCGGCCCGACGAACCAGGTGAAAAGCCACGCTGCGCCAATCATCAACAATGTGCTTGGCGCCCTGGGAATCTGGAACAGCCGAAGCAGGGCCAGGGCGATTGCGGCCAGCAATGCAATATTTGATCCGCTGACCGCGGTGAGGTGGCTCAGGCCGCTGGTCTTCATCGCATCAGACAATGCCTCGTCCTGGCCTTCTCGATCGCCATAGAGCATGCCCGGCAGCAGGGCCCGGGCGTTGCCCGGCAAATGGTTCAGGGCCAGCGAAAACCGCTGCTTCAAATGATCGGCAGCATTCGGTTCGGCCTCGGAAAGCACCTTCGGTTCGCTGGCCGCCCGCGCCCACCAGTTGAAGGATCCGGCATCCGCCGGGTCAAGGCTGACAACGCTCTCGAAGGAAGCGGCATGATCCGGCAGCGGGTACGGCACGCTCAAATACACCGGTATCTCGCATTGCACCCACGCATCATCCTGCCAGTAGCGCTCGATTGTTGCCTTGCCCTTGCGCACTCCTTCCGGGTCAGGCGCCCCGGCCTGCTCAAAACTGAGCACGGCGCGGCGCTGATGCTCCTGGTCCTCGGGGAGAACGCATTCGGTCCGGGTCAAGCCCAGCGAGGCCACCGCCAGCAGCCCAAGCAGGAAAACGATGGGGCCGGTGAACCACGGTGCGGCCTGTGCGCCGTCATGGCGTTCCCGAAGCAGCAGGGCCAGCAGCAGTGCCAGCAGGCCAATGAACACCCAGAGCAGCAGCCCAGGCATGGTGAAGTAGGCAGCGATCCAGGCCCCTGCGAGCAGCCACAGGCCGCGAAAGTCGGTGTTCATGGGACCACCAATTCGGTGAGTTTTTCCAGCATGGCCGGGCCGATCCCGGACACCGCGTCAAGTTCCGCGACCGAGGTGAAGGGGCCGTTCTCGGTCCGGAAGTCGATGATCCGCTCGGCCAAGGCAGGGCCGATGCCGGGGAGCTCCTGCAGCGTTTGCGCGTCGGCAGTGCTGATCGAGATTTTCGCCGCCTCGGTGGGCGCCGGGGCGTTCTGCCCTGTGGCAGCGCTGCTGCCGCCGGGCAGGATCACTTGCTGGCCATCTACGAGCTTGGCAGCCAGATTGACCAGCTCGGGGTGGGCATCCTTGGCCAGCCCGCCAGCCTTTTTCACCGCGTCGGTGATGCGCGAGCCTTCTGGCAGGTCATAGACGCCGGGCTTCTTGACCGCTCCAACAACATGCACGGTCACCTGCGGTCCGGGCCGGTGGCCCGGGCTGGAAGGGCTTCCGGCCGGGGCGCTGGTGCTCGAGGGCCCGGATTCAAGTGGAATCGCCGCCAATTGCTCGCTGGCCGGCGGCGGAGCCAAAAGTATCGAGATGCCGATCCAGCCGAGCACGACCAGGACAAGGGCAAGCACCGCCACGCGCGAGATTGCAAACCTGACACGACCGGGGCGTGGCGCGTACTTGCTGAAAAAATCGTGGCGGCCCATGCGCCACAGTATGGATCAGGGCCCGGCAGGCTCCAGGCTATCATCGGCTGGCTGTGGATCCAGCGGCGCCACGGATACCGCGAGAACACCCATGCCGGTGTGGGCGGCCAGCACCGCGGGCAGCGATTCGATCACCACCGGCTGGCTGCTGGAGGGGCCCAGCTCCGTGGCAATTTCGGTCGCGAGTTCTACGGCGCCAAAGTGCATGACGCCCAGGCGCACCGGGCCCTTGGCTGCCCGTGCATCGCGCAGCGCAAGAGCTACGAGCCGGGCCTGGGCGCGGGCGAAGGAGCGGGGCTTTTCCAGTGCGCAGATGGCGCCCTGGTCGATGGTCAGGATCGGCTTCACGTTCAAGAGGCTGCCCAGCACCGAGGAGAGCGCGCTGATCCGGCCGCCGCGGCGCAGCTGCTCCAGAGAAGGCACCGCAAAGTACACGGAGCTGGCGGTGGACATCCGGACGATCTGCTCGAGCATTTCCACCGGCGCCCCGGCATCCCTGGCATCGAGCACGTCGGCCACGGCAAAGCCCAGCGGCAAAGCCACCGTCCGGGAATCGAGCACCGTGACCTGGTGGCCGAAATCGGCGGCAGCCAGCCGCGCGGCGTCCGCGGTGCCCGACAAGGCCCCGGAGATGTGGATGGAGATGACGTGATCGCATCCCGAATCAAGCAGCTGGCGGTAGACGCGCGCGAATTCGCCCGGTGCCGGGCGCGAGGTCTTCACCGCCTTGCCCATGGCCAGCCCCATCATCAGCGCCTGGGTATCCGAGCCCTGCACGTGGTTATCCACGATAATCGGGATGTCGACCTCCACGAAGCCGGGCCGGTCGCGGAAAGCTGCGGGAAGGCAGGAGGCCGAGTCGGTGACCACCCCGATGCGGGGACGCGAAAGCCCGCGCGGGGCCAGCCACTTGGGCAGCCAGCCCGCACGCGAGCTTTTCTGTCGTTCGTCCATGAGC encodes:
- a CDS encoding type II toxin-antitoxin system PemK/MazF family toxin — its product is MAVNPEKILRLVMRVFKQINATRSRTAGNSGAGNSGSRSTPRASSGRGSNAGASAAGGYPGDFRGAINYEYQPSLDGNADPGEIVWGWVPYEEDHSQGKDRPVLIVGRDRGWLLGLMLTSKDKNNSSHRNPDYMDIGTGSWDRERRPSEVKLDRIIRLNDQSIRREGAILDRERFSNVVNALNERA
- the rpsT gene encoding 30S ribosomal protein S20; the protein is MANIKSQKKRILTNEKARLRNVAVRSEVKTVIRNVNEAVAAGDKDKATEALRLAGKKLDKAVSKGVLHKNNAANRKSAIAKKVSAL
- the holA gene encoding DNA polymerase III subunit delta, translating into MARAQANPGISWRELTPQPLILLTGSEDYLASRAFELLRSQASQREDIEVTRLDASKYEPGELLLATSSSLFSSANLVEVHELAQMNEYFLKDATSYLKDQAPENVLIMHYSGGTRGKKLIDAIKAAGALIVNCQPVKKDAEKIDFVQAEMKAAKRRITNDAVKALVAAVGNSLAELGSSCSQLIQDTTGTIDQDMVDRYYGGRVEATAFKVADAAISGNAQAALRTLRHSLGTGTDPIPIVATLAMKVRQLAKVLGVNEPAATLASELGMAPWQVQQAQQQARGWKRSDLALCIEEIANTDRMVKGGSRSPGYALEHAILFISEKAPKT
- a CDS encoding ComEC/Rec2 family competence protein, translating into MNTDFRGLWLLAGAWIAAYFTMPGLLLWVFIGLLALLLALLLRERHDGAQAAPWFTGPIVFLLGLLAVASLGLTRTECVLPEDQEHQRRAVLSFEQAGAPDPEGVRKGKATIERYWQDDAWVQCEIPVYLSVPYPLPDHAASFESVVSLDPADAGSFNWWARAASEPKVLSEAEPNAADHLKQRFSLALNHLPGNARALLPGMLYGDREGQDEALSDAMKTSGLSHLTAVSGSNIALLAAIALALLRLFQIPRAPSTLLMIGAAWLFTWFVGPDPSVLRASLMGSIAVLSLLAGRGQASLGILSLSATILLLIDPGLGAEPAFALSVLATLGIIMLTPALTEIFGQFLPSWLAELTAICCAAQFTCLPVVIALNSNFSLYSLPANLLVAPLLPLITAVGMACLLLCTPLPSVAHALLWIPGLPAELIGRIAQFSAGLPGAARPWPAGAFGIVLAIMLAAVLCILLIAGRETEHVRVRQVSLGILGAVLVFAAALIVPATMFYRAPVGSNWNIAMCDVGQGDAVVINVGENQGWLIDAGPPDGNVVQCLRRLDITALPIIFVTHSHADHLGGIEAVEESGIKIGQRLVSAGFEIDRWPGAQVVEQGDGQAFGTVDYHVIGPETVAARSAEPNDTSLVIRFRFHTHNGDIDYFSAGDMETEAMAALLRKSPQPPAAILKASHHGARNGGTQIIKSISPQVLLVSAGKDNSYGHPHPETLRAAQEVGARVFRTDQSGTVLLTFTEQGVLSTAMGSPVR
- a CDS encoding ComEA family DNA-binding protein; translated protein: MGRHDFFSKYAPRPGRVRFAISRVAVLALVLVVLGWIGISILLAPPPASEQLAAIPLESGPSSTSAPAGSPSSPGHRPGPQVTVHVVGAVKKPGVYDLPEGSRITDAVKKAGGLAKDAHPELVNLAAKLVDGQQVILPGGSSAATGQNAPAPTEAAKISISTADAQTLQELPGIGPALAERIIDFRTENGPFTSVAELDAVSGIGPAMLEKLTELVVP
- a CDS encoding DegV family protein; protein product: MDERQKSSRAGWLPKWLAPRGLSRPRIGVVTDSASCLPAAFRDRPGFVEVDIPIIVDNHVQGSDTQALMMGLAMGKAVKTSRPAPGEFARVYRQLLDSGCDHVISIHISGALSGTADAARLAAADFGHQVTVLDSRTVALPLGFAVADVLDARDAGAPVEMLEQIVRMSTASSVYFAVPSLEQLRRGGRISALSSVLGSLLNVKPILTIDQGAICALEKPRSFARAQARLVALALRDARAAKGPVRLGVMHFGAVELATEIATELGPSSSQPVVIESLPAVLAAHTGMGVLAVSVAPLDPQPADDSLEPAGP